One stretch of Halapricum desulfuricans DNA includes these proteins:
- a CDS encoding HVO_2523 family zinc finger protein, which translates to MTDSGGRLCPRCDRPMYHRHCKYVCPVHGVVFDCADTFY; encoded by the coding sequence ATGACCGATTCGGGCGGCCGACTGTGTCCGCGCTGTGACCGGCCGATGTACCATCGCCACTGCAAGTACGTCTGTCCGGTCCACGGGGTCGTCTTCGACTGCGCAGACACGTTCTATTGA
- a CDS encoding TVP38/TMEM64 family protein, which yields MDRQVRIQLAGGLALAATGALGVLVVTPERALASLAGTAERPVLFGLALVALYGVRSLVLWPISALSLLVGFAYGPVVGIPIGLAGAVYTCLPPYVLARYAPRQRGPLARLHALGRSAVEVTGTLRGLIAARLIPLPADAVSYAAGLAEVPVGRYALGTALGETPWVVATVLAGASMRTFALEEAGSTLSLLLAATLLGVVILSGPAYRHLRRRGVLDGPAVDQ from the coding sequence ATGGACCGGCAGGTGCGGATCCAGCTTGCGGGCGGGCTCGCGCTGGCGGCGACCGGCGCGCTCGGCGTCCTCGTGGTCACGCCCGAGCGGGCACTGGCGTCGCTCGCCGGAACGGCCGAGCGACCCGTCCTGTTCGGGCTCGCGCTGGTCGCACTCTACGGGGTGCGGTCGCTGGTGCTGTGGCCCATCTCGGCGCTGTCGCTACTTGTCGGGTTCGCCTACGGACCCGTGGTGGGGATTCCGATCGGGCTGGCCGGGGCGGTCTATACGTGCCTGCCGCCGTACGTGCTCGCGCGGTACGCACCCCGCCAGCGCGGCCCGCTCGCACGCCTGCACGCGCTCGGTCGTTCCGCAGTCGAGGTGACTGGCACCCTCCGCGGGCTGATCGCCGCGCGCCTGATTCCGCTGCCCGCGGACGCCGTCTCGTATGCTGCCGGACTGGCCGAAGTCCCCGTCGGACGCTACGCGCTCGGCACGGCGCTCGGGGAGACGCCGTGGGTCGTCGCGACCGTGCTCGCCGGCGCGTCGATGCGGACGTTCGCGCTCGAGGAAGCCGGATCGACTCTCTCGTTGCTGCTGGCGGCGACGCTGCTCGGCGTCGTCATCTTGAGCGGGCCAGCGTACCGCCATCTCCGACGGCGCGGCGTGCTCGACGGGCCGGCGGTCGATCAATAG
- a CDS encoding DUF5830 family protein, which yields MDSDPVELGVTLLAHLEDESLSVAEAIDRLETITTDPHLTREILDTAELRGIIEREEGLIRTRSGSFVRFESQVVSREGDFECRRCGSSLSTGYFIRFEAGELGPFGSSCIRKVTGRE from the coding sequence GTGGACTCCGATCCCGTCGAGCTCGGCGTGACGCTGCTCGCCCACCTCGAAGACGAGTCGCTGTCGGTCGCGGAGGCGATCGACCGCCTGGAGACGATCACGACCGACCCTCACCTCACCAGGGAGATCCTCGACACGGCCGAACTGCGCGGGATCATCGAGCGCGAGGAGGGGCTGATCCGCACGCGATCGGGCTCGTTCGTCCGCTTCGAGAGCCAGGTCGTCTCCCGGGAAGGCGACTTCGAGTGTCGGCGCTGTGGCTCGTCGCTGTCGACCGGCTACTTCATCCGGTTCGAGGCCGGCGAACTCGGTCCCTTCGGCTCCTCGTGTATCCGGAAAGTGACGGGCCGGGAGTGA
- a CDS encoding NAD(P)/FAD-dependent oxidoreductase, whose product MTTIGVVGAGAAAAAATHVVDQALEDAEVTMLEKSGGLCGRAATRRRGPVTYDYGANYLKDDDSRVTELITETLDAEGLVDTRGPIYAYESDGEINPGRDSDDRKWSYEGGLTQIAKRLLDRTEATVHRNTRVERIHREGEQWRLTDADGQSWGPFDALVVNPPAPQTADLLRTAEWADPLREDLIEATDAVPYRSVWTAVLHYPFELDRPYYAVINTDAEHEIGWVAREECKPGHVPDGESLLVVQAGQDWSERHLERDPETNVAELIDLTAELLDDARLSEPDWTDYQGWRYALPDEPVRQGPIDSATDHDLYFVGDWVSGEARLHAALRNGLDTGEKLVYGL is encoded by the coding sequence ATGACTACGATCGGAGTCGTCGGTGCCGGTGCGGCGGCAGCGGCCGCGACACACGTCGTCGATCAGGCTCTCGAAGACGCCGAAGTGACGATGCTCGAGAAGTCGGGCGGTCTCTGTGGCCGTGCGGCCACTCGCCGCCGGGGGCCAGTCACCTACGATTACGGCGCGAACTACCTCAAAGACGACGACAGCCGGGTAACCGAGTTGATCACCGAGACGCTTGACGCCGAGGGGCTGGTTGACACCCGGGGCCCGATCTACGCCTATGAAAGTGACGGCGAGATCAACCCCGGCAGGGACAGCGACGACCGCAAGTGGAGCTACGAGGGCGGACTGACGCAGATCGCCAAGCGTCTGCTCGACCGGACCGAAGCGACCGTTCATCGCAACACCCGCGTCGAGCGGATCCACCGCGAGGGCGAACAGTGGCGGCTGACCGACGCCGACGGGCAGTCGTGGGGCCCGTTCGACGCGCTGGTCGTGAACCCGCCGGCCCCCCAGACCGCCGACCTCCTGCGGACGGCCGAGTGGGCCGACCCCTTGCGCGAGGACCTCATTGAGGCGACCGATGCCGTCCCCTATCGGAGCGTCTGGACGGCGGTCCTGCACTATCCCTTCGAGCTGGACCGGCCCTATTATGCCGTCATCAACACGGACGCGGAGCACGAGATCGGCTGGGTCGCCCGCGAGGAGTGCAAGCCCGGCCACGTCCCCGACGGGGAGTCGCTGCTGGTCGTCCAGGCCGGACAGGACTGGTCTGAGCGACACCTCGAGCGCGACCCCGAGACTAACGTCGCCGAACTGATCGATCTGACGGCAGAGTTGCTGGACGACGCCCGTCTCAGCGAGCCCGACTGGACCGACTACCAGGGCTGGCGCTACGCGCTCCCCGACGAGCCAGTTCGGCAGGGTCCGATCGACTCGGCTACCGATCACGACCTCTATTTCGTCGGTGACTGGGTCTCCGGCGAGGCGCGTCTCCACGCCGCGCTGCGGAACGGGCTGGACACCGGCGAGAAGCTCGTCTACGGACTCTGA
- a CDS encoding transporter substrate-binding domain-containing protein: MAHRFSMDRRAYLKTVGAVGAASAIAGCSGGSGSETIVPGTNAAFAPFEFEENGEIVGFDIELAEEAIDRAGYEVGDWSDLEFGSLIPSLNNGDIDLIAAGMTIEPDRQEQIDFTDPYWESNQSVLVQSGGDFQPEGESDLEGASVGVQGGTTGEGEAERLLGEGVIAEDDLERYPNYVLAVEDLEAGNVDAVIVDQPVAKNFAAERDVSVAFVIETGEQFGMGMRRDDDRLAEINDALAEIREDGTYDELVAEWFE; this comes from the coding sequence ATGGCTCACAGGTTTAGCATGGACCGTCGTGCGTATCTCAAGACGGTCGGGGCGGTCGGTGCAGCGTCCGCAATTGCGGGTTGCTCCGGCGGCTCCGGCTCCGAGACGATCGTTCCCGGCACGAACGCCGCGTTCGCACCGTTCGAGTTCGAGGAGAACGGCGAGATCGTCGGCTTCGACATCGAGCTGGCCGAGGAGGCGATCGACCGCGCCGGCTACGAGGTCGGCGACTGGTCGGACCTCGAGTTCGGCTCGCTCATCCCGTCGCTGAACAACGGCGACATCGATCTCATCGCGGCCGGGATGACGATCGAACCGGACCGTCAGGAACAGATCGACTTCACCGACCCCTACTGGGAGTCGAACCAGTCCGTGCTCGTTCAGTCGGGCGGCGACTTCCAGCCAGAAGGCGAGAGCGATCTCGAGGGTGCGAGCGTGGGCGTCCAGGGCGGGACGACCGGCGAAGGGGAAGCCGAGCGCCTCCTCGGGGAGGGCGTGATCGCCGAAGACGACCTCGAGCGGTACCCCAACTACGTGCTGGCCGTCGAAGACCTCGAGGCCGGTAACGTCGACGCGGTGATCGTCGATCAGCCGGTCGCGAAGAACTTCGCGGCCGAGCGCGACGTCTCGGTCGCGTTCGTCATCGAGACGGGCGAGCAGTTCGGCATGGGGATGCGCCGGGACGACGATCGACTCGCCGAGATCAACGACGCGCTCGCCGAGATCCGCGAGGACGGGACGTACGACGAACTCGTCGCCGAGTGGTTCGAATAG
- a CDS encoding amino acid ABC transporter permease has translation MIGTASQANGIEAVFGPGGQIDSVLQAGDWAFVAANWEYLLAGTVVTILLTITSLSLGFLAGFPAGAIEVYGSGRVSDAVSTLGVLLRGTPIVVLVVLFHYGLPLPRFGSVPWLEINLTAFLSATLALGFRSGAYQSQVFRGAIESIDDGQTEAARSVGMSKRQAVRHVVFPQALRRSLPGFQNEFTIVLKDTSIAFAIGLAELLTRAESLYLQPGKGTAVMEVILTITAIYFVLTFATNRSLDALHDRYSIPGGTE, from the coding sequence ATGATCGGCACCGCGTCGCAGGCGAACGGGATCGAGGCCGTGTTCGGGCCCGGCGGTCAGATCGACAGCGTGCTTCAGGCCGGCGACTGGGCGTTCGTCGCCGCCAACTGGGAGTACCTGCTTGCGGGGACAGTCGTGACGATCCTGCTGACGATCACGAGCCTCTCGCTGGGCTTTCTTGCCGGGTTCCCCGCCGGCGCGATCGAGGTCTACGGTTCCGGTCGAGTTAGCGATGCCGTGAGCACGCTCGGCGTACTGCTCCGCGGAACGCCGATCGTCGTGCTCGTCGTGCTGTTTCACTACGGGTTGCCCCTGCCGCGGTTCGGGTCGGTCCCGTGGCTGGAGATCAATCTCACGGCGTTTCTCTCGGCGACGCTGGCGCTCGGGTTCCGGAGCGGTGCCTACCAGAGTCAGGTATTTCGCGGCGCGATCGAGTCGATCGACGACGGACAGACCGAGGCCGCTCGCTCGGTCGGGATGAGCAAACGGCAGGCGGTCCGCCACGTCGTTTTCCCGCAGGCGTTGCGACGCTCGCTGCCGGGCTTTCAAAACGAGTTCACGATCGTCCTCAAGGACACGAGCATCGCCTTCGCGATCGGGCTGGCGGAGCTGTTGACCCGCGCGGAGAGCCTCTACCTCCAGCCCGGCAAAGGCACGGCCGTGATGGAAGTCATCCTCACGATCACGGCGATCTACTTCGTGTTGACCTTCGCGACCAACCGGTCGCTGGACGCGCTTCACGACCGCTATTCGATTCCGGGTGGTACGGAATGA
- a CDS encoding amino acid ABC transporter ATP-binding protein, with the protein MSLLRFEDVSKSYGDEEVLHDVSFELDARDVEVIVGPSGSGKSTLLRCVNRLTEIDDGAIYLDGEDIHAMDENVLRRHVGMVFQDFNLFAHRTARGNVTLGLTEVLGLSEREADERADQYLERVGVADQAESYPAELSGGQKQRVGIARALAMDPDLMLFDEPTSALDPELVGEVLGVMRDLADDGMTMLAVTHEMGFARSVASRLTFLEDGRIVERGPPERLFEQPEHDRTREFLGELTELHR; encoded by the coding sequence ATGAGTCTGCTACGCTTCGAGGACGTGTCCAAGTCCTACGGCGACGAGGAGGTACTGCACGACGTCAGCTTCGAACTGGACGCACGCGACGTCGAAGTGATCGTCGGCCCGAGCGGGTCGGGCAAGTCGACGCTGTTGCGGTGTGTCAACCGACTCACCGAGATCGACGACGGCGCGATATACCTCGACGGTGAGGACATCCACGCCATGGACGAGAACGTCCTGCGACGACACGTCGGCATGGTGTTTCAGGACTTCAACCTCTTTGCCCACCGGACCGCACGCGGGAACGTCACGCTCGGACTGACCGAAGTGCTTGGCCTCTCGGAACGCGAGGCCGACGAGCGCGCCGACCAGTACCTCGAGCGGGTCGGCGTGGCCGATCAGGCCGAGTCGTATCCGGCGGAGCTGTCGGGCGGGCAGAAACAGCGCGTCGGGATCGCCCGCGCGCTGGCGATGGATCCCGACCTCATGCTGTTCGACGAACCGACCAGCGCGCTGGACCCCGAACTCGTCGGCGAAGTGCTCGGGGTCATGCGCGACCTCGCCGACGACGGGATGACGATGCTGGCGGTGACCCATGAGATGGGGTTCGCCCGCTCGGTCGCCTCGCGGCTGACCTTCCTCGAAGACGGTCGGATCGTCGAGCGCGGGCCGCCAGAGCGACTCTTCGAGCAGCCCGAACACGACCGGACGCGCGAGTTCCTCGGCGAACTGACCGAACTCCACCGATGA
- a CDS encoding amino acid ABC transporter permease — protein MSVDETEPAAVGELPGRRRAVVLAVGAVFWAWLLARWAYHNAVLDRVFGALGAPDLIRSEVAVMSRDPWLSPAPLESAADSVASLGLPEVATGWLVWLLDLTAFAVESAPALAEGAYVTVYLTIASMLLGLVVAVPLAVARVYGGAVLSRLSLAYTELIRGTPLLAQLFLLYYGLPLAGVIGSIDLVGSGSIPGAAVFVAILGFTINSSAYQSEYIRSALQSVDDDQLVAARSVGLSKWGGIRHVVLPQGLRYAIPGWTNEFVYLIKYSALAAFITVPELFGRADIIGSDTFRITEIYVIVAVFYLALVLTAALAMDRVAAAVAIPGVGQHEGDR, from the coding sequence ATGAGCGTCGACGAAACCGAACCGGCTGCAGTCGGCGAACTCCCCGGGCGACGACGCGCGGTCGTGCTCGCGGTCGGGGCCGTCTTCTGGGCGTGGCTGCTGGCCCGCTGGGCGTATCACAACGCGGTGCTGGATCGGGTCTTCGGGGCGCTGGGCGCGCCGGACCTGATCCGCTCGGAGGTCGCCGTGATGAGCCGCGATCCGTGGCTGTCGCCCGCTCCCCTCGAATCGGCTGCCGATTCCGTGGCGTCGCTCGGCCTGCCGGAGGTCGCCACCGGCTGGCTCGTCTGGCTGCTTGATCTCACCGCGTTCGCCGTCGAGAGCGCGCCCGCGCTGGCCGAGGGTGCCTACGTCACGGTCTATCTCACGATCGCGTCGATGCTGCTCGGACTGGTGGTCGCCGTGCCGCTGGCGGTCGCACGAGTCTACGGCGGGGCCGTACTCAGTCGTCTCTCGCTGGCGTACACGGAGTTGATCCGAGGGACACCGTTGCTCGCACAGCTGTTCCTGCTGTACTACGGACTGCCGCTCGCGGGCGTGATCGGCAGTATCGACCTCGTCGGGAGCGGATCGATCCCGGGCGCGGCGGTCTTCGTCGCGATCCTCGGGTTCACGATCAACTCCTCGGCCTACCAGTCGGAGTACATCCGGTCGGCCCTGCAGTCGGTCGACGACGACCAGCTCGTCGCCGCCCGGTCAGTCGGGCTCTCGAAGTGGGGCGGAATCCGCCACGTCGTCCTGCCACAGGGGTTGCGGTACGCGATCCCCGGCTGGACCAACGAGTTCGTCTATCTCATCAAGTACTCCGCGCTGGCTGCGTTTATCACCGTGCCGGAGCTGTTCGGTCGGGCGGACATCATCGGCTCGGACACCTTCCGCATTACCGAGATCTACGTGATCGTCGCGGTGTTCTACCTCGCGCTCGTGTTGACGGCCGCACTCGCGATGGATCGGGTCGCAGCCGCCGTTGCGATCCCCGGCGTCGGACAACACGAGGGCGACCGGTGA
- a CDS encoding MFS transporter has product MASSQAATSGQAEPVPASGTRRRVAVVVGIVFIDLLGFGIIIPILPFYVRSFGVSDVFIGLLAASYSLAQFVAAPMLGRISDERGRRPVLMLSVGVSGIAWVVFGFASEIGAAMGVTFGLVVLFGARLLAGAAGGNIAAAQAYIADVTSPADRTGALGLVGAAFGLGFVFGPAVGGLLASDTAVSTARTVLPGFVPVTPFSLPSFAAAGFSFLALGVTAAVLEEPNRPRVPARRVSFVGQFRTALADATLRPLVVAFFLTSLAFAGVTVMFVPFMADAFGYDATEAAMFLAYIGALGIVNQGVLIGWLSRRFSVRHVVRGGVTSLFLALVLLAVSPLAGTDSIAAGGPGWVTGGLVVLLAFGALASFGNGAITVGLAALVSRGATDDTQGAAFGVTQGAGSLGRTVGPPLAAAAYVVVDWSPFVAGALLLVPVAVLLRR; this is encoded by the coding sequence GTGGCTTCGAGTCAGGCAGCGACGAGCGGGCAGGCGGAGCCGGTTCCCGCGTCGGGAACACGTCGCCGGGTCGCAGTCGTTGTCGGGATCGTCTTTATCGATCTGCTCGGCTTCGGCATCATCATCCCGATTCTGCCCTTCTACGTCCGTTCGTTCGGCGTGAGCGACGTCTTTATCGGTCTGCTGGCGGCGTCGTACTCGCTGGCGCAGTTCGTCGCCGCACCGATGCTCGGTCGGATCTCGGACGAGCGCGGACGGCGGCCGGTGCTCATGCTGTCCGTCGGCGTCTCCGGGATCGCCTGGGTCGTCTTCGGGTTCGCTTCGGAGATCGGTGCGGCTATGGGGGTGACGTTCGGTCTCGTCGTCCTGTTCGGTGCCCGGTTGCTGGCCGGCGCAGCCGGCGGGAACATCGCGGCCGCACAGGCGTACATCGCCGACGTGACGTCACCGGCTGACCGGACCGGAGCACTCGGTCTCGTCGGCGCGGCCTTCGGTCTGGGCTTCGTGTTCGGCCCGGCGGTCGGCGGTCTGCTGGCCAGCGACACCGCGGTGTCGACCGCCCGCACCGTGTTGCCGGGGTTCGTCCCGGTGACGCCCTTCTCGCTGCCGAGTTTCGCCGCTGCCGGCTTCTCGTTTCTCGCGCTCGGTGTGACAGCCGCCGTGCTGGAAGAGCCGAATCGACCCCGCGTCCCGGCGCGGCGCGTGTCGTTTGTCGGTCAGTTCCGGACGGCGCTCGCCGACGCGACCCTCCGGCCGCTCGTCGTCGCGTTCTTCCTGACCTCACTCGCGTTCGCCGGCGTCACCGTGATGTTCGTCCCGTTTATGGCCGACGCCTTCGGATACGACGCGACCGAAGCGGCGATGTTCCTCGCCTACATCGGTGCGCTCGGCATCGTCAACCAGGGCGTGCTCATCGGCTGGCTCTCGCGGCGGTTCAGCGTCCGACACGTCGTCCGGGGCGGTGTGACGTCGCTGTTTCTCGCGCTCGTTCTGCTCGCTGTGTCTCCGCTGGCGGGGACGGACTCCATCGCCGCCGGTGGTCCCGGATGGGTGACCGGCGGACTCGTCGTGTTGCTCGCATTCGGGGCGCTTGCCTCGTTCGGAAACGGCGCGATCACGGTCGGGCTCGCGGCGCTCGTTTCGAGGGGTGCCACCGACGACACACAGGGGGCCGCATTCGGGGTTACGCAGGGTGCGGGAAGCCTCGGGCGGACGGTCGGACCGCCGCTCGCTGCCGCCGCCTACGTTGTCGTCGACTGGTCGCCGTTCGTCGCCGGAGCGCTCCTGCTCGTGCCGGTAGCGGTGTTGCTACGGCGGTGA
- a CDS encoding 3-hydroxyacyl-CoA dehydrogenase/enoyl-CoA hydratase family protein has translation MNVEDITRVAVLGAGNMGHGIAEVAALAGYDVTLRDIEEDIVQEGYEDIEWSVHKLDDKDRLEEDPETVLERITPLVDMAAAVEDADVVIEAVPEVMDIKTEVYEALEAHAPDRAIFATNTSALSITDLSEVTERPTQFCGMHFFNPPVRMQLVEVISGAHTDEGTVETIEALAESFEKTPVRVRKDSPGFVVNRVLTPLLNEACWAVHEGDADIATVDSTSKYDIGLPMGTFELADRVGNDVAHHVLEYLHAELGEAYEPCPLLAERVEAEQFGEKTGEGWYDHDESIEIPTEAGDEVIERRLLAVLANEAAKLVGDDVASIGAIDEAMMLGTGFPEGPGKLADEAGVETLVGTLEDRHEETGHPRYEVSDALEAVAADGGFYMGGEGDASEGRTYEQISVEVDDRVGHIEIDRPHRMNSITVGMLEEIEHAVETLQEDDDVRALLVSGAGDRAFSAGFDAASAAPGSGLEAAEISRYGQQVTGAFEECPKPVVAAIDGYCLGGGMELATGADLRVASERSQFGQPEHELGLLPGWGGTQRLSAIVGEGRAKEIIFTARKDYDAETMAEYGFVNEVVANDAIEERARELARELAAGPPIAQKFTKRAMHAGRDDTDAGLEVEASAFGHLFTTDDVWEGLAAFQQDRDPEFEGE, from the coding sequence ATGAACGTCGAGGACATCACACGAGTCGCGGTGCTCGGTGCGGGCAACATGGGCCACGGGATCGCCGAGGTCGCGGCGCTGGCGGGATACGACGTCACGCTGCGCGACATCGAGGAAGACATCGTTCAGGAAGGCTACGAGGACATCGAGTGGTCGGTACACAAACTGGACGACAAGGATCGGCTTGAGGAGGACCCCGAGACGGTACTGGAGCGGATCACGCCGCTGGTCGACATGGCGGCCGCCGTCGAGGACGCGGACGTCGTCATCGAGGCCGTCCCGGAGGTCATGGACATCAAGACCGAGGTCTACGAGGCCCTCGAGGCGCACGCGCCCGACAGGGCGATCTTCGCGACAAACACCTCGGCGCTCTCGATCACGGACCTCTCGGAAGTCACCGAGCGGCCGACGCAGTTCTGCGGGATGCACTTTTTCAACCCGCCCGTACGGATGCAACTGGTCGAGGTCATCTCCGGGGCACACACCGACGAGGGGACGGTCGAGACGATCGAGGCCCTGGCCGAGTCCTTCGAGAAGACGCCGGTCAGGGTCCGGAAGGACAGCCCCGGGTTCGTCGTCAACCGCGTGCTCACGCCCCTGCTGAACGAGGCGTGCTGGGCCGTCCACGAGGGCGATGCCGACATCGCGACTGTCGACAGCACGAGCAAGTACGACATCGGACTCCCGATGGGGACGTTCGAACTGGCCGACCGGGTCGGCAACGACGTCGCCCATCACGTGCTCGAATATCTCCACGCCGAACTGGGCGAGGCCTACGAACCGTGTCCGCTGCTCGCAGAGAGAGTCGAGGCCGAGCAGTTCGGCGAGAAGACCGGCGAAGGGTGGTACGACCACGACGAGAGCATCGAGATCCCGACCGAGGCCGGCGACGAGGTCATCGAACGCCGACTGCTCGCAGTGCTGGCAAACGAGGCCGCGAAACTGGTCGGCGACGACGTCGCGTCGATCGGCGCGATCGACGAGGCGATGATGCTCGGCACCGGATTTCCCGAGGGCCCGGGCAAACTGGCCGACGAGGCGGGCGTCGAGACGCTCGTCGGGACGCTCGAAGATCGACACGAAGAAACCGGCCACCCCCGATATGAGGTCAGCGACGCGCTCGAAGCGGTCGCAGCGGACGGTGGATTTTACATGGGCGGGGAAGGGGACGCAAGCGAGGGCCGCACCTACGAGCAGATCAGCGTCGAGGTCGACGACCGCGTCGGTCACATCGAGATCGACCGACCACACCGGATGAACTCGATCACCGTCGGGATGCTCGAGGAGATCGAACACGCGGTCGAGACGCTACAGGAGGACGACGACGTTCGCGCGTTGCTGGTCTCCGGCGCGGGCGATCGAGCGTTCTCTGCTGGCTTCGACGCCGCCTCGGCCGCACCGGGGAGCGGGCTGGAGGCGGCCGAGATCTCTCGGTACGGCCAGCAAGTCACCGGCGCGTTCGAGGAGTGTCCCAAGCCGGTCGTCGCGGCGATCGACGGCTACTGTCTCGGCGGCGGGATGGAACTGGCCACGGGCGCGGATCTGCGGGTCGCCAGCGAGCGCTCGCAGTTCGGCCAACCCGAGCACGAACTCGGTCTCCTGCCGGGCTGGGGCGGCACCCAGCGACTCAGTGCGATCGTCGGCGAGGGCCGAGCCAAGGAGATCATCTTCACCGCGCGAAAAGACTACGACGCGGAGACGATGGCCGAGTACGGCTTCGTCAACGAGGTCGTCGCGAACGACGCCATCGAGGAACGGGCCCGGGAACTGGCCCGCGAACTCGCCGCCGGCCCGCCGATCGCCCAGAAGTTCACCAAGCGCGCGATGCACGCGGGCCGTGACGACACCGACGCCGGCCTGGAAGTCGAGGCGTCGGCGTTCGGCCACCTCTTTACGACCGACGACGTCTGGGAGGGGCTAGCCGCCTTCCAGCAGGACCGCGACCCCGAATTCGAGGGCGAGTAG
- the gcvT gene encoding glycine cleavage system aminomethyltransferase GcvT, whose translation MTRRTPLYQRHADRDAEFTDFGGWEMPVSFDSIRTEHGAVRQSAGKFDVSHMGQIEVTGPDAERLLQRLTTNDVTALDPGEAQYAAITDEEGIMLEDTVVYRLPDGETYLFVPNAGNDEAMAERCQWIRAEFDLDAEIDNATTDWAMITLQGPDAPERFAEVTDARYALDRFEIERTDVAGVDCLVAATGYTGEDGVELLAPADDASTVWDAFDVQPCGLGARDTLRLEMGFLLSGQDFDPEDEPRTPYEAGIGFVVKLDTEFVGRDALEGVATEGPASKLRGVQLIDRGVPRHGQTVTTADGEAIGHVTSGTMSPTLGEPIGLAYVDVEYADPETVVRVLVRGEPKKARIRTTPFLDR comes from the coding sequence ATGACGCGCCGGACGCCGCTCTATCAGCGCCACGCCGACCGGGACGCCGAGTTCACCGACTTCGGCGGCTGGGAGATGCCCGTCTCGTTCGACTCGATCCGAACCGAACACGGGGCCGTTCGCCAGTCGGCCGGGAAGTTCGACGTCTCGCACATGGGCCAGATCGAGGTCACCGGCCCCGACGCGGAGCGTCTCCTGCAACGGCTCACGACCAACGACGTGACTGCGCTCGATCCCGGGGAGGCGCAGTACGCCGCGATCACCGACGAGGAGGGGATCATGCTCGAGGACACGGTCGTCTATCGCCTGCCGGACGGCGAAACGTACCTGTTCGTGCCCAACGCCGGCAACGACGAAGCGATGGCCGAACGGTGTCAATGGATTCGCGCCGAGTTCGATCTCGACGCCGAAATAGACAACGCGACGACCGACTGGGCGATGATCACTCTGCAGGGCCCGGACGCGCCCGAGCGCTTCGCGGAGGTGACCGACGCGCGCTACGCGCTCGATCGGTTCGAGATCGAGCGTACCGACGTCGCCGGCGTGGACTGTCTGGTCGCGGCCACGGGCTACACCGGCGAGGACGGCGTCGAACTGCTTGCCCCGGCAGACGACGCTTCGACCGTCTGGGACGCCTTCGACGTCCAGCCATGCGGGCTCGGCGCGCGCGACACGCTCCGTCTGGAGATGGGTTTCCTGCTCTCCGGACAGGACTTCGACCCCGAGGACGAGCCGCGGACGCCATACGAGGCGGGGATCGGGTTCGTCGTCAAACTCGACACGGAGTTCGTCGGCCGCGACGCGCTGGAAGGGGTCGCCACGGAGGGGCCGGCGTCGAAACTCCGGGGCGTGCAACTGATCGACCGGGGCGTCCCGCGCCACGGCCAGACCGTGACGACAGCCGACGGCGAGGCGATCGGACACGTCACCAGCGGGACGATGAGTCCGACGCTGGGTGAGCCGATCGGGCTGGCGTACGTCGACGTCGAGTACGCCGACCCGGAGACCGTCGTTCGCGTGCTCGTCAGGGGCGAACCGAAGAAGGCACGTATCAGGACCACGCCATTCCTCGATAGATGA
- the gcvH gene encoding glycine cleavage system protein GcvH, which produces MSYDIPELLYLDSHEWIDPTDGTARIGISDVAQDELGDVVFVELPSTGDELSAGDDFAVVESIKAVSDVYAPVSGEVTAVNETLLDRPELLNDDPYGDGWLVEVELADPEELESLLSAEEYEASIET; this is translated from the coding sequence ATGAGCTACGACATCCCCGAGTTGCTGTATCTCGACTCCCACGAGTGGATCGATCCGACCGACGGCACCGCGCGAATCGGCATTTCGGACGTCGCACAGGACGAACTCGGCGACGTCGTCTTCGTCGAGTTGCCGTCGACCGGCGACGAACTCAGCGCCGGCGATGACTTCGCCGTCGTCGAGAGTATCAAGGCCGTTTCAGACGTGTACGCGCCGGTCTCCGGCGAGGTGACGGCGGTCAACGAGACGCTGCTCGACCGGCCCGAACTGCTCAACGACGACCCGTACGGCGACGGCTGGCTCGTCGAGGTCGAACTCGCCGATCCCGAGGAACTCGAGTCGCTGCTCTCCGCCGAGGAATACGAAGCGTCGATCGAGACGTAG